Proteins from a single region of Diaphorobacter limosus:
- the pyrE gene encoding orotate phosphoribosyltransferase — MVTDNAPAPYQDVLAQEFVRFAVESGVLRFGEFKTKAGRMSPYFFNAGLFDDGAKLGRLAQFYAQALLASGVGFDMVFGPAYKGIPLAATVAVELARLGRNVPFAYNRKEAKDHGEGGTLVGAPLAGRVLIIDDVMSAGTAARESIALIQAAGATPHAMAIALDRQEKATENGQDVEHSAVQYVRRELGMQVCAIAKLADLLQYLAADGGDAQMHAHHERVLAYRQRYGVND; from the coding sequence ATGGTGACAGACAACGCGCCGGCGCCGTATCAGGACGTCCTGGCACAGGAATTCGTGCGTTTTGCGGTGGAATCCGGCGTGCTGCGCTTTGGTGAGTTCAAGACCAAGGCCGGGCGCATGAGTCCATATTTCTTCAACGCCGGCCTGTTTGACGATGGCGCCAAGCTCGGGCGCCTGGCGCAATTCTATGCACAGGCGCTGCTGGCCAGCGGCGTGGGGTTCGACATGGTCTTCGGCCCGGCCTACAAGGGCATCCCGCTGGCCGCCACGGTGGCCGTGGAGCTGGCGCGGCTGGGCAGGAACGTACCCTTTGCCTATAACCGCAAGGAGGCCAAGGACCATGGCGAGGGTGGCACCCTGGTGGGCGCGCCGCTGGCCGGCCGCGTGCTCATCATCGACGACGTGATGAGCGCCGGCACGGCCGCGCGAGAGTCCATCGCCCTGATCCAGGCCGCCGGCGCCACGCCACACGCCATGGCGATTGCGCTCGATCGCCAGGAGAAGGCCACCGAGAACGGCCAGGACGTGGAGCACAGCGCCGTGCAATATGTGCGCCGCGAGCTGGGTATGCAGGTTTGTGCCATCGCCAAGCTGGCCGACTTGCTGCAATACTTGGCGGCTGACGGTGGCGACGCGCAAATGCACGCCCACCACGAGCGCGTGTTGGCCTATCGCCAGCGCTATGGCGTCAATGACTGA